The DNA sequence tgaaaactcaaccggtcttttgtaattcgctgtaaTTAGTGGCTTCACAAGGCACCTTTCCCCTTTTCTAGACAGTGTATTTCCTGTcatcaatttacaatttttgaagCCATACATAGGATGAAGGAAAAAATATGTTAGTGGTCATATGCACTAGCTCTTTAtacatattgtgactttttttcctgtgacttatTTTCCTGCgactttttttcctgtgacttattttcctgtgacttttttcctACCCAGATTGTGACTTTATTTCCTGTGACTATTTTTCCGTTTACCTCACAGGAATTTTTCTCGCCCTCAGATCCAACGAAACCACgagaataaaatccaaatacacaaacacttttacttttcattgtaaactgttcaACTTTCTAGTAAAGCTGCATTAGAATATTACTTTCATTGAACCTtcttaaacatttttatttcaaaaagacgGCTACATCAAACTCTTATCAATAGGTCAAGCCTACgtcaataaataaatactcggtcaatagttgttatATTTTGTTAGAATGGCAAAgccattattaattataaactgtAATgccttttaaaacaattttcatccatggtttcttcTATAGAAATGCccttttgtaatatatatatgaatcgATTATAAGCGCACTATTTTTTTCCCGCGTAAGGAAGATTGATAAGCACGACGTCGAGTCacggattaaaaaaaattcaatcagctgaaataaaaagaacataaataattgcgtattttgatatttggtttatccaattCGCTAACAAATGCACCATAtgaaaccaaatatcaaaaaaCGCAATATACACTGTAGAAACACAGCATAAATTATATCTTCTGACATATCAATTGATGTGATATACACAACAACTCCACTTCTACAGGGTTAATAGGTATTCCATCCATAATAGCCAAGACACAATGAATTTGAATTCTTAACAGATGTGTACTGTATTATTACTCAATATTCTATTCTCATTTATAACTACAAGTCCTCACTTAAAACTTCATTTAAACTATGAAGTTTCTACCTTTGTGTGTACtcacaattcaatttcaaaaaattggAACTGGCAAAACTTCtaatttaaatcaaatattacTCACAATATAAAATGCACCTTCTTTTAGTATGacatttcatattaattttttaaataggtAAAAAATCAGTGTATCTCTACAGGCCTCAGAGTAATCTTCAATTACTACTAGGGTAAATATCTGGtgcaattttgaaatttttgtgaATCAATCCATTTCTACTCTGTAATAGTTCTACAATacttcaaattaatttttaaaatatctaatgATTATTTAATAACTCGGAATTAGTTTATGTTATATATTGGATCAGACACCTCAAGACATACTTGAACAAGTTTGACATAACCAAGTGGAAGTGCAACTCAAAACTGACTTTGACATGCCTATACATTTGAAATGAAACCAATTGTCACACATATCGCAACAAATACTACGCTGTCCAAAAGATTTGACATTCTCTTGCTCCTGAATCTGGTTTTTgcaaatcaaacaaaaataaacatcaCCTTGACCATCTTCTACTTCCATTGGTTCACATTCAGATTCTTCAGACACTTTGTCTGGGCACACAATACATGCTGAAGCACACATTTCTTCCTCAATACATTTAGGTGCAATAAATgttttgaagaaataaatcaaatttgattgaacATTCGAATAATAATCTTCCTGGAAATTGATTCTTTTTGAGAAAGTACCATTACaggaataaacaaaaaaatcacaCCACATTCGCTTACAAATGGCCATCTGTCCTTGTATTTGACAGACATATCTATGATGTTTTTTAATCTCCAAAGCTTCATTATCAGACGTAAATAAATAATCGGgcaagttacatgtacaaaatgcGGAGCATAAACTACATTTTGGTTGCATTGATGATTTTACCTCTAACAAGCCATCTCCACAACATTCACAAGACACCAGCATGTCGGGACTGGCAGCTAAGAAAGAGACGTTTTGATCTAGAAAAATTCCACAATCTTTAAATTTTGCATCGACATGACTTTCTAGGTACATTTTACAATAGATGGACTTTGCAAGTGGCTCTGACTCTCTACCAAACTTCAGAGCTTTAATATTAGAATTAATAGTCTTTCCACCCATTACCATAGATACAATGGCACTGAGGTCCACCTCAGGATTTTTCTTGAATGAATTCATACGTGTATGAACTGCATACATATTGGATGCAGTAATCCTGTCTTTTCTTAGAGCATGccatgatttattttcactctGTCCTACAGTCTCTTTCTGAATATGGTCCACTTCATTTGGTGTAAGAGTTGGTTGATGGTCAATAAAATCATCAACTGTATGGACATTTTTAACCATGTTGCTGATGATGTAGTGTTCAACAGCCTCCATGGAATTGTCTCCTCCAACATCGTGTGGCAGTTCTTGAAGAAATTCTTCACATACCGGTAGATCCGTTCCTGTTAGATAAAAGGACTTTACATTTTACAAATTGTTTCACTATACAATAAAACTTTATAGTAGTTTAAAAGGTCTTCCATTAGCCATTTcatgtattttacattgaaAACAGACTGTGATCAGTGGGCATTAACAGAACTGTTTAAAATACCTTTCAATAAACATGCATTTGGCACAGCTTTTCTCAGCTCATCAATAAATGAGTCCCTGTCCAGGTGAACAGACTCCTGTGGTTTATACTGGTGTTTCTGCTTTGAAACTAATGGTCTTGTTTTTTCTGcaaaacatattaatgatataaaattatatcaaaatgtataattGTTTTAGAGCAATGTTTTAGCCAAATCTAGGTCCttattgtaaatgttttatactCATGACCTGTctaaaaaatagaaatattaaatCTGTGACCTAGATTACTAGGCCtataatatgtacatatgtCAATTCAATACATTTAGTAATACCTAGTCCATGACGAGACTTTCGAACACTTAAGTCCTTTATTTTGACAGGCACAATTTCTGTTGTTGCTGATGGTACCTTCCACTGGCATGGTAAAGATGTACATGAAGTCAGGCCCAGTTTATTTGCTGACTCTACCCTAAACATTAGGGCTGCTACATGATTGCATGTCTGACCcattctgaaaatataaaagtctacataaaaaaaacattttaccCATAATAACTATATCATTGGGGTTCATGTAGTAGTAGATAGGTACATCAAAGCACAGGCCTCTAAATATATAGAGGGGGTATATATATTACTCTGATCAATCATATAACGGCTTACTGATAGAAATTCAGAGGCCTATGATTAAAGTGTAAATAGTAATTGGTAAAATTTACTAATTTATTAAGTAAGTTACTCTGCAGTACAGGAGCAAAAGGCCACCTTCACACAACCAGATTCCTTAGATATAGCTACCCAAAGGGTATGGCTTTCTTCTTTGAGTCTTTGACTAGGGGTACACTTGGCTCTCAGGAAGCATAATGCAGACGATGAGGAAATTGGAtggtaaaatatttcttttataaagtTCGATTCACAATATTCGAATGCCTTCCCAATTTTGTAATCATTCAAATGTGTTTTCACGGTGTTGCTGGTGCCTTTATCTATAAGAAAGTTCACAATGTCCGATAAAAATAAGGGGGGCCACTGAGACATCCCGCACTTCTCGTTCTGCCATCCACCTCCGAGTTTCAAGGGATCAGGTAAAATAATATCTTCTATACAAAGCAAATTTTTGTACTCTTTCTGAAGTTGGTCAACATACTCACAGTCTGACACTTTCAAAGGCAATTTCATAACACTTGAAGCAAAGCATAAGGCGGCTAACTCATTCTTGGTTCCATCGGTGGATAGTCCTCGTCTGCTTAAAAATTCCTTCAGAGCTGTTAATTTCCACGAATTAAATGTTTCTAGAGAAATGGTACGGTCACCAGGATCCATTATAAATCAAGTAACAAATAAATCACAAATATAAAACGtctaaatcaatataaaaagcATAAAAACACACTTTACTTTGACGCGCGTCATTTCATATACCGTTTGTAAACATCCGATTTATTGCCGATTGACCCCGTGACCCGACAAGGCCGCTTGCATCACGTAAAAAAGTGTTGATAGGAGTATTACCGGGGTTGTtcacattcttatatatatcataccgtTAATATACAAGGCAAAAATTGCTCCCCGTACTTATCAaacgcataaatatatctagattatatagcagaaaaattcatattgtttttttatagcagatgaacctgaacttaCTTTGCCTctgtttctgtagtatgagatTATTGATGTACATGAGGGAATTTTTAAacgcatcagtcattcagattaggggcgatttcaaggtgaaaatatgatatgaatatcaccttcgtgcatactatatataaaaaatggagaatgatttgatatcataaaggaataatatatttattatatatatattcatttgacaagatatattttcacgtatacagcttatcacttgaaaacagtagtaaataaagacaaaatattatgacactttccccgcgatacaactatcagaacatATACGCTGTGACGCActtttttattgtgacgtcatatggtacgaaatgcacagaggtacatttatatgaaCGAGTTTAAAGGTTGCATCACTCTATTTATGTGGAGGTTCACGTTTCACTTCATAAAGATCAGAAATCAAAAAAATGAatgtacagtcacacacacatatcattcaacttcttttttatgaagtttattgaaatttaaagaaaccatatttttattgcaggttgcatcactctatttatgtggaggttcacgtcgaatcatggccgaaagaaaataattcctggaactttgcatgttttatgggactttccttatgaggtaggctctccaattttttatgagatgtaaattcaagtattgtgtttgaaattttgtgagtaaaaaccatgaaagaaggatttaaaattttttttttgaatttttgttgtagaggtgggtgatttggcttttgaccagctgattttgcacgtgcttgacttcgatgtaaacaaactctcacgccttgctggatgggtatgtattttttggtatgaaaatgctcattaagaactgtactacatgatgtgacagtacaacttctgaaaagtttactttaaggcagcagggtcaggtcaaaggtgagtaattttggtaagaacatataggcaaaattaatagagtggtGCAACCTGCAGCGAGGCAATCCGGgaggtaaatgtttacatatacacgtgtttggtgtacttttttaaatcgagatggGGAGTCTGGGTAATTACatagacatatttaaaaaaaacaatggatGCCACGTGGCGAGAAGAGAAATTAGCAGTTTTATTAGAGAAGGTAGATAGGGGTAGGGTCAATGGGTTGGGGTGTAATTTTTATGATGTTAACTTGGCTACAAACAGACAGGGTAGGGGGAATATCTATGGCAGAgttaaaataacatttccaGAGGGTACACGTAAAGTTTTATTGGCACACAGGctcatgtacatgttacatacaAATGCATTAGACATTCcatataataaacatgtatcacACATATGTCACAACAGTCTTTGCATTAATCCACTTCATTTAAGTTTAGAAGCACCACACATAAATAACGAAAGGcaaacatgtacacatttagtACCTAAAGTCTGTCTGAAGCACCCGGGATATCCAgattgtctttttgaaagttaaatcgaggtaagtcaAATTTCACTCGACACTATGTTTTCCCCTGCTTACTGTAGGAGTGTTCGTTACTTGTCCTTGGGCTACACTGTGGTAAGGGGGGATCACTCATGCCCTTCAGATACCCTGTTTGAGTCTCGGTCCCTCTCTGGAAATATAGATTGAATTTTTCTCTCACAAGGACTTGTCTCCTGGTACGATAGGTCTTAGATCTTTTCCTCTGTTTGCTGTGTTCGTACAACTCTTGCTTTCTTTTCAGTTGCCGCGTAAGACGAGTGCCTTCAGGAATTGATGAACCGAGTGCAGTACACTTGAGGGCAGTCGATTTTCCGGGTCCATGATTCATCCGGTGTATAGAGGAGAAGATCTGAGGCTCAGAGTTCCGAGAACAGGTAACATTCTTTGGGTTGGATTTTGAATACCCGCGATGTAGTCCCTCAGACTTCTGAGTGTTGGTCCCATATCTGGTGGCTATGAGTGTAGTCCGGCTGAATCGGAAGTTGATGAGCTGGCGTAAGGTTTCCTCATCGTCATCAGTCGGGTTCAGTGTTCTGGCATGGGTTGGGAGGTAGTCTTTGGCCCAGTGTCTTTCGGGTGTGCCGTCACAGACGAGAGAGTGTTCGGCACAGGTCTTGCCACATCTGCCCGAGTAGCAGTGTATTATGGCATCCGTGGCATAACTCAGGGTGTTGACCAGCTTTCCTGCGTCACCTCGGAACTTCTTGACTGCTACGTCGTATTCTGCGGCGCATCTCTTCATGAAGTCCACCGAGAATTTTCTTTTGACGGCCAGTTTTTGGGCAGCTGTACGTCCAGGAAACATTTCCTCGCTGAACTTGGCATTGTCAACTGCTTTTTTCTGGGACTGGGCTAGATGACGGGTGTCCCTCAAGGATTCTACCGCTTGACCAGACTCGGCCATGGCCCTCTCGACGCCCCGGAAAGCAGCACTATCCCCTGTCTGTGGTGAAGTGGCTGATTAGTGTGGGCTCTTGATCGTTGAGAAATTCCCGGCAGATTTCCTCTGTTGCCTTGTCCTCCCTCCCTATGGGATCCTGTAGTTGTAGGTTGACTGTGCATTTTCCAGGGTGTTCCGGGCATGGGATTTCCTGTGATCTTCTCTTGCAGAGCTTGTTTTTGGTGATGcagccaataatttttttctcttccgtTACATTTTCAGACATGGTATACGTTGCCTGGGTTGCTGGCTGAAAAGGATTTCTGTCTCGAGACCAGTACAGAGGATTATTGTACCGCCCATCACCTTCCACAGGT is a window from the Ostrea edulis chromosome 5, xbOstEdul1.1, whole genome shotgun sequence genome containing:
- the LOC125650932 gene encoding uncharacterized protein LOC125650932, which produces MGQTCNHVAALMFRVESANKLGLTSCTSLPCQWKVPSATTEIVPVKIKDLSVRKSRHGLEKTRPLVSKQKHQYKPQESVHLDRDSFIDELRKAVPNACLLKGTDLPVCEEFLQELPHDVGGDNSMEAVEHYIISNMVKNVHTVDDFIDHQPTLTPNEVDHIQKETVGQSENKSWHALRKDRITASNMYAVHTRMNSFKKNPEVDLSAIVSMVMGGKTINSNIKALKFGRESEPLAKSIYCKMYLESHVDAKFKDCGIFLDQNVSFLAASPDMLVSCECCGDGLLEVKSSMQPKCSLCSAFCTCNLPDYLFTSDNEALEIKKHHRYVCQIQGQMAICKRMWCDFFVYSCNGTFSKRINFQEDYYSNVQSNLIYFFKTFIAPKCIEEEMCASACIVCPDKVSEESECEPMEVEDGQGDVYFCLICKNQIQEQENVKSFGQRSICCDMCDNWFHFKCIGMSKSVLSCTSTWLCQTCSSMS